The Pocillopora verrucosa isolate sample1 chromosome 9, ASM3666991v2, whole genome shotgun sequence genome includes the window agtgaaaataaggccatAAAAAAAGTCAGGCCCATGcagaatttgaacccatgacctctgtgatactgatgcagcactctaccaactgagctaacaagctaactgGGAGTTAGTCATTATGTTGGTTATAAATAAACCCTCCAAATGGTGAATTCATGACTAAATATATGAgtatcatatatgtgaactgcggttgaagaaacaaaaatagaagCAATCCTTGCAGTTATGAATACTACTCAACTAGTAGTGAaattaaggcctgaaaaaaattcaggtcccTATgaaatttgaacccatgacctctgaaACACTGATGCTActgtattctttttttttttttttttttttatttgtaaatttttgtgGCAAATAATTGATAAACCCCCAATCAAAAGCATTGCTACTTCACCTAAATGGTTCACCAGTCCAGCGACAAGTTTCCCCTGAATTTTGTCAGTTTTCTCTGACAGGTTTTggccatttaaaaaaaactgttgcaTTGGAAGAGGTACTGGGAGTCAGAGAAGTGCCTTGCccaaaaacacagcaaaattaccCTGACTTCAGCTTGAACCACACCCTCAGATAGAGGATTTAGATAAACATACATAAACCATCTACTGACCGAGTTGAAGTTTCTACTGTGAGTTAAAGACTGAGCCTTTTCTGCTCAAATTTGACCTGCAGGCTTTGCACTTAGGCCTTGATtcccagcaaaaaaaaaaaaataataaaattttctgtAACTTGTAGTACAGACCAACAAGTTAAGGGTAGtaagataattattttatctctgGGTTTAAATGGAAGGGGAAAATTCCAattcaaaaaaaacttttgaatgtAGTGTGCCTTTCAGTGAAATAGggcctgctaaattgaccaatcatggTGCAtgtactaactgagagatataataATGCACTACATGATTATTCAGTgacgatttttttaaacttgcaAACTAAAACAAGAGATTTAAATACAGATTTTTATTACTAAAATAAACCCAAACTGCATTCTCTCAAAATCTTCATGCACACACAGAGCATTTTGTGTATTTATGAAAATGTTACAATTCTCTAACAACTCTGTCACATTAGACTTCATATTGAAGAAGTGCCTTAATGCAAGATTCACCTCTCATTCTCTTCTTTTCCAGCACTTGAGGCTTATTAGTACCCAATCATATATCATAGTTCAATGACAAGtccattcaaatttttttcctaaatgtATGCAACCCTTTCCTgagctttgtttttgttgtcagtaactcagttgaaaaaaccattatttattttaaaaatataattatttgaaaattattagGGCCAGAACTAAATAAATATCACAGCATACATCTTTCAACCTGGTTTTCTAGGAGGGTTTTAAATGCAGAACCtatcacaaacaaaaatatgacTAACTttagtaattataataatcaatattaatttattaattttctgtTGATGGTAGTTATTTTTTAACTGACTTTCTGTATAAAACAAGAGCACCAACAtcaagattttgaaaaaaaaacatttttttaaatgaaatacaCCAAACACTAATTCTTCAAGAGGAGAAGTAGATTTATAACACCTGCTCCATCCAAACTAATGTCTACATATTTGTTGAAGATTTTAAGGAACCAGACTGTGATACAAAAAGCCCCCCCTTGCAGGTAAGGGCTCTATGAGTCACAAGTCACAAGCATATGGAAAAGGCAGCGCATTTTTCAGAGTGGACAGTGGTTTGCTTTCATAAATCAAAACTAATAATTAGGACTATTATCAAGATTTAGAAGAGTTTCCTTGCGCTGCCTCCTTAGCTGATTGTTCCATTGCCTCTGCCAGTTCTTTGTCCTCTATTTCAACCAACTGTTTATCCTCAGCATTCCTCACTTGTTCCCCTTCATCACTAAATGCCAGGCGATCAGTCAATGGCAATTCAGACTCAGCTAAGAAGGGAGTTTCTGTTCCAGTGGTTCCAATCCTCAGCACATTGTTTTTCAGGTCAATAGAGCACTGCAAGAAGAAACACAGCTACAGTGAATAACATGACATTCACCTTCTTTGCCAAATACTCGGGATTGTGCGAGGTCTTgacccattacaccctaacatcagtatgcatattctctatactgttctctatacattttctgaggtgctgacaaggagaaattgatccaaaaacaagagcttttttttaagttggtgctcatttcttttattctcttttccttcatgtttgattcaggggtcaTACTGTGAGGAGAGATAAGATACTACTTAATCTTATAGGAAAAGTATACTTcaaaaaccaatttatttttatttctcccATTCAAAAAGTATTTGTTTGTATCTGACTGTACTTGTTTcttatttcatgattttcttTTGACCCTTTCATCCTCAAGATCTcaaagtaattctccttactgtctgctatacaatttatatgatgtgagtttggagaatttggtattggatcaactaatcatcccctcACtaatatgtttctttattctgaCTTATTACTTGTGTGCTTAATATCATATTGCTTAATatcatattgtaaggagaaattctttcttggtcactcatggaaatTAGAAGGTTAAAAATTAACCATAATTTTCTACTCTCTTATTACATTATCACAAGCCTACTTTAAACCCCTTAACTACCAAaagagattaacatgtaacttctccctatagtttccatacattatccagcaaacagataatgagaatactcaaacttatcaggcagaagttgtgaatcttgatctaacaccaaattctttcaactactttacaaggaaatgagaAGCAGCTAGATAGTAGAATTAACTGTTAGATCTTGGTAGTTTAAGGGTTGGGTTTCAGGGAGATAGAGGATACCATGGGTTGGGAAAAGATGCCTATTTAAAcagagtttaacttttttttacaaccAGAAATTTTTCATAGATTATTTGCACCCTGTAATATGATCACAAAATCTCACCTGATGTCTCTTAAGCATATCAAGCCCAAGCACTAAATCCATAGGTTGATCTTCCATGACAGAGAAGGAAGATGGCAAAAAGTCATTCCCTATCTGGATCTGAGCAACATGAACTCGACCGACAATTTTCTGTGTTCCTACACCTTTGGCAATCCCTGCCCACCGGTGATCTAGCAGCCGCATAATGTTACACCTTTCTGCACATGCCGAGCTCATGAAGGTCATTTGAGCTCCCGAATCAACAAAAGCTTTAACAGGGTGTCCATCCAGTTTACAGTTGATATATAGCATGACAACTTTACCAAATGATTCTGGTGAATATTCCATGGCTATTTCCATGTTTTGATTGACATTCGACATACGGATTTCCTCTGCAATTCGCTTTTGAGCGTCAATATCAAATGGATCTGCATTCATGGTGCGAATTCTTTGCATGTCTTTATCAGCTCTTTCTTGTCTTTGCCTTTGAAGCACTGCAGCAAATGCCTG containing:
- the LOC131786838 gene encoding protein DDI1 homolog 2-like — its product is MKVTATLEGDQIFNLDVSVDLELENLKALLEFEIGLSSSQIVIYHNGRALVEEKKTLNAYGIREGDVLLIKRVVQSAQPSAQSRGAAPGGRVNWGSVQVPNNSRSAGGNQSALRQPAQPSMNTRSAPAGGIDWGSIQIPNSSSHPQSAHNQATSGPPQQPRVDTDSPEYIRDMFLADPHQLSLLKERNPELADALLSGNLQAFAAVLQRQRQERADKDMQRIRTMNADPFDIDAQKRIAEEIRMSNVNQNMEIAMEYSPESFGKVVMLYINCKLDGHPVKAFVDSGAQMTFMSSACAERCNIMRLLDHRWAGIAKGVGTQKIVGRVHVAQIQIGNDFLPSSFSVMEDQPMDLVLGLDMLKRHQCSIDLKNNVLRIGTTGTETPFLAESELPLTDRLAFSDEGEQVRNAEDKQLVEIEDKELAEAMEQSAKEAAQGNSSKS